The following are encoded together in the Equus quagga isolate Etosha38 chromosome 15, UCLA_HA_Equagga_1.0, whole genome shotgun sequence genome:
- the LOC124226599 gene encoding ubiquinol-cytochrome-c reductase complex assembly factor 2, with protein sequence MAASRYRRFLKLCEEWPVDETKRGRDLGAYLRQRVAQAFREGENTQIAEPEACDQMYESLARLHSNYYKHKYPRPRDTSFSGLSVEEYKLILSTDTLEEFKEMNKGMWKKLQEKFAPRSPEEKPKAWARALSRPRT encoded by the exons ATGGCGGCCAGCCGCTACCGGCGTTTTCTTAAACTCTGTGAGGAATGGCCAGTGGACGAGACCAAACGGGGCCGGGACCTGGGCGCTTACCTGCGGCAGCGGGTAGCACAGGCCTTTCGGGAGGGAGAGAACACCCAG ATTGCCGAGCCTGAGGCCTGTGATCAGATGTACGAGAGTTTAGCACGACTCCATTCAAACTATTACAAACACAAG TACCCTCGCCCCAGAGACACAAGCTTCAGTGGCCTGTCGGTGGAAGAGTACAAGCTGATCCTGTCCACAG ACACCCTGGAAGagtttaaagaaatgaataaaggcATGTGGAAGAAACTGCAGGAGAAGTTTGCCCCCAGGAGTCCCGAGGAGAAGCCTAAGGCCTGGGCTCGGGCCTTATCTCGCCCACGTACCTAA